A stretch of Triticum aestivum cultivar Chinese Spring chromosome 1D, IWGSC CS RefSeq v2.1, whole genome shotgun sequence DNA encodes these proteins:
- the LOC123178830 gene encoding uncharacterized protein isoform X2, with translation MAAIRCAAAGIALLRRAAAGGERAALQKIFPSLRPRGIHSLLDRPLGAGALSSPTTSMGPARCVFPSNRYMSTSRLQKGGHSAPTYQEPSAKLLCLLTLTASLMYDAWDSYDGFASRFGEFSTCEFSREQISQFPTAAWSILDKTSDLMLEREPPTST, from the exons ATGGCGGCGATCCGATGTGCTGCTGCTGGCATCGCGCTCCTCCGGCGAGCAGCAGCCGGCGGCGAGCGGGCAGCGCTCCAGAAGATCTTCCCCTCTCTGCGACCTCGGGGGATTCACAGCCTCCTCGACCGCCCCCTCGGCGCCGGCGCCCTGTCGTCGCCGACGACGTCCATGGGACCAGCTCGCTGCGTCTTCCCGTCCAACAGATACATGAGCACCAGCCGCCTCCAG AAGGGGGGACACAGTGCGCCAACTTATCAGGAGCCTAGTGCCAAGCTTCTCTGCCTGCTAACGCTCACGGCATCATTGATGTATGATGCGTGGGATTCTTACGATGGGTTTGCAAGCCGTTTCGGCGAGTTTTCGACGTGCGAGTTCTCGCGGGAGCAGATTTCCCAATTCCCAACAGCTGCTTGGTCGATACTGGACAAGACCAGTGACTTGATGCTGGAAAGAGAGCCCCCAACTTCAACCTGA
- the LOC123178830 gene encoding uncharacterized protein isoform X1 — MAAIRCAAAGIALLRRAAAGGERAALQKIFPSLRPRGIHSLLDRPLGAGALSSPTTSMGPARCVFPSNRYMSTSRLQQKGGHSAPTYQEPSAKLLCLLTLTASLMYDAWDSYDGFASRFGEFSTCEFSREQISQFPTAAWSILDKTSDLMLEREPPTST, encoded by the exons ATGGCGGCGATCCGATGTGCTGCTGCTGGCATCGCGCTCCTCCGGCGAGCAGCAGCCGGCGGCGAGCGGGCAGCGCTCCAGAAGATCTTCCCCTCTCTGCGACCTCGGGGGATTCACAGCCTCCTCGACCGCCCCCTCGGCGCCGGCGCCCTGTCGTCGCCGACGACGTCCATGGGACCAGCTCGCTGCGTCTTCCCGTCCAACAGATACATGAGCACCAGCCGCCTCCAG CAGAAGGGGGGACACAGTGCGCCAACTTATCAGGAGCCTAGTGCCAAGCTTCTCTGCCTGCTAACGCTCACGGCATCATTGATGTATGATGCGTGGGATTCTTACGATGGGTTTGCAAGCCGTTTCGGCGAGTTTTCGACGTGCGAGTTCTCGCGGGAGCAGATTTCCCAATTCCCAACAGCTGCTTGGTCGATACTGGACAAGACCAGTGACTTGATGCTGGAAAGAGAGCCCCCAACTTCAACCTGA